A window of the Paenibacillus woosongensis genome harbors these coding sequences:
- a CDS encoding helix-turn-helix domain-containing protein has translation MSKLMLFAFVISTLPVLFIGSFSYLTSSNEIQKNVNKSKMELILQINSNVEHKLATVNQTLNQVVNSSVLKRALDNPLNESDFILYNDLRNEIRNMQSFDTKLQDVVLINQRKNWMIKNSGLYRLDQYKNYEQLANLINTSDNTSWVMTPSAWFFSEESLNVTNCDYNISLIKRLPTSKLHKYGLAMANIPACSLKDFINSEIQPFDSIMIVDEHNRILLHPDNSVIGKPVSESGFNEISTIADSPALSGQFKTLIDKKDYAVTYLKSEMNGWVYLSVTSIESMTKESGKIGTYTLYVCLFMLLLSISIAWLGSRRMYSPIERLLNQMGQRKSDIRSKHANEFQVIGEHVQHLFQSKSQLEKEVRQHIQQVRTFFLIKAFNGHLKKRELAEELEQFGYLAQVEAWKTMAVFTLSIDFCDDSAYEKQDLNLLLFAAHNMIEELVPSDQRLAPVMIDQTVVTLIGSTDPDEGSFHQTLYSLTEKLQQEINSYLKLQVSIGLSLPFHSVHKISTAYRESLEALKHRIKLGIGVIIQYENINSGKHYLNLNYPTHKENDLMDAIKLAETDKAKELVRQLFKSIFTLELTPQEYQIPLTRLLNNLLIMMQESGISLNQIYHANGSLFEEMLELHTVAEIEDWFWSVVIHPMIKIFNSRQNAQYHNISEKIIDLVQHYYDTDLTLEECASRLHYNANYISSIFRKETQYNFSEYLTMYRFKMAKKWLEETDMPIKDIAAKLRYNNSQNFIRSFRKQEGMTPGQYRDGHAATKKPNSGLDEPM, from the coding sequence TTGAGTAAGCTGATGCTTTTCGCCTTTGTGATCAGTACGCTTCCCGTGTTGTTCATCGGTTCATTTTCATATTTGACGTCTTCCAACGAGATTCAGAAAAATGTGAACAAGAGTAAAATGGAACTGATCCTGCAAATCAATTCAAATGTAGAGCATAAATTAGCAACCGTCAATCAAACTTTAAATCAAGTCGTCAACTCCAGCGTGTTAAAAAGGGCGCTTGACAACCCGCTAAATGAGAGCGATTTCATTTTGTATAACGACCTAAGGAACGAGATCCGCAACATGCAGTCCTTTGATACAAAGCTCCAGGATGTCGTGCTGATTAATCAGCGCAAAAACTGGATGATCAAAAATTCCGGCCTGTACCGCCTGGACCAATACAAAAATTATGAACAGCTCGCTAATCTGATCAACACCTCAGATAATACGTCTTGGGTGATGACCCCCTCCGCCTGGTTTTTTAGCGAGGAAAGCTTGAATGTCACAAACTGCGATTACAATATTAGCCTGATCAAAAGGCTTCCGACTTCCAAGCTGCATAAATACGGCTTAGCGATGGCTAACATCCCTGCCTGCAGCCTGAAAGACTTTATCAACTCGGAAATCCAGCCTTTCGACAGCATCATGATTGTGGATGAACATAACCGCATTCTTCTCCATCCAGATAATTCAGTGATTGGCAAACCTGTAAGTGAAAGCGGATTCAACGAAATCTCCACGATCGCTGACTCCCCTGCGCTCTCAGGACAATTCAAAACGCTCATCGATAAAAAGGATTATGCCGTTACCTACTTGAAATCGGAAATGAACGGCTGGGTTTACCTGTCGGTAACCTCCATCGAGAGCATGACCAAAGAATCGGGCAAAATCGGTACGTACACGCTGTACGTCTGTTTATTTATGCTTCTGTTATCTATCTCGATTGCCTGGCTCGGCTCACGCCGCATGTATTCGCCAATCGAGAGACTGCTTAACCAGATGGGACAGCGCAAATCAGACATCAGATCCAAACATGCCAATGAGTTTCAAGTGATCGGGGAACATGTTCAGCATCTCTTCCAGTCCAAATCGCAGCTGGAGAAGGAAGTCCGCCAGCATATTCAGCAGGTGCGTACTTTTTTCCTGATCAAGGCGTTCAACGGGCATCTGAAAAAGAGGGAGCTTGCCGAGGAGCTCGAACAGTTCGGCTACCTTGCCCAGGTCGAAGCGTGGAAAACGATGGCCGTATTTACCTTGTCGATCGATTTCTGTGATGACTCTGCCTATGAGAAGCAGGACCTGAACCTCTTGCTGTTCGCTGCGCACAATATGATTGAGGAGCTGGTGCCTTCCGACCAGCGGCTTGCCCCAGTCATGATTGACCAGACAGTGGTCACCTTGATTGGCAGCACCGACCCGGACGAAGGTTCGTTCCACCAGACGCTGTATTCGCTCACGGAGAAGCTGCAGCAGGAAATCAACAGCTATTTGAAGCTGCAGGTCAGCATTGGCCTGAGTCTGCCCTTCCACTCTGTGCACAAAATCTCAACCGCTTACCGGGAGAGCCTGGAAGCGTTGAAGCATCGGATCAAGCTGGGCATAGGCGTGATCATTCAATATGAGAACATCAACTCGGGCAAGCATTATTTGAACTTAAACTACCCGACGCACAAGGAAAACGACTTGATGGACGCAATCAAGCTGGCGGAAACGGATAAAGCGAAGGAACTGGTACGGCAGTTGTTCAAATCGATCTTTACGCTGGAGCTTACGCCGCAGGAATATCAAATTCCGCTAACCCGGCTATTGAATAATCTGCTAATTATGATGCAGGAGTCGGGAATCAGCCTGAATCAGATTTACCATGCGAACGGCTCCTTGTTTGAAGAGATGCTGGAACTGCACACCGTCGCGGAAATCGAGGACTGGTTCTGGAGCGTAGTTATCCATCCGATGATCAAAATATTCAACAGCAGGCAAAATGCCCAATACCATAATATTTCCGAGAAAATCATCGATTTGGTTCAGCATTATTACGATACGGACCTTACTCTTGAAGAGTGCGCATCCAGGCTCCATTATAACGCCAACTATATCAGCAGCATTTTCCGCAAGGAGACGCAGTACAATTTCAGCGAATATTTGACGATGTACCGGTTCAAAATGGCCAAGAAATGGCTTGAAGAAACGGATATGCCGATTAAAGATATCGCCGCCAAGCTCAGGTATAACAATTCTCAGAACTTCATCCGGTCGTTCCGGAAGCAGGAAGGCATGACGCCTGGGCAATATCGCGATGGCCATGCCGCAACCAAGAAGCCGAATTCAGGATTGGATGAGCCGATGTAA
- a CDS encoding extracellular solute-binding protein → MAPLHFPQQPSQEVIAELEGLTGAELDIRWVPEGVYTDKMNTALTTNSLAKVTFVKFTDYSLVKNAIKSGEFWEIEPYLGQFPNLSKLNPSILQQTAVEGKIYGLYTERPSSRQGIIIRKDWLENLHLKEPHSLDELYEVLKQFTYNDPDQNGKQDTIGLVDRNDLVYGVFKTLSSYFGTPNNWELAGGEFIPEFETEEYMDTMNFMKKLYDERLINQDFALTSKELQRDSFIRGYAGVYIGSMTDAQRLSIEAHAVNPKVELALINRIKGPKGYKVWSIPNYNGLYLFSKKAIATEEELKQVLAFFDRTMDKDVANLMMYGVEGRHYEIVDGKVILPEETSRLRVDEVNPLYSLMIANVSNQNILEVAQKEELTALAERLSEDNESFLVADPTVHLSSDTYDEKNAELSQIITDATYNYILGKITAEGFKQETLKWRQNGGDLIIQEYREALERERIREHE, encoded by the coding sequence TTGGCACCTTTGCATTTCCCGCAGCAGCCCTCTCAAGAGGTCATAGCCGAGCTGGAGGGGCTGACGGGGGCAGAGCTTGATATACGCTGGGTCCCTGAAGGGGTGTATACCGATAAAATGAATACGGCCCTCACGACCAACTCGCTGGCCAAGGTAACATTCGTAAAGTTTACCGACTACAGCCTGGTCAAAAATGCCATCAAATCGGGGGAGTTTTGGGAGATCGAGCCTTACCTTGGCCAGTTTCCCAACTTAAGCAAACTGAATCCTTCCATTCTGCAGCAGACGGCTGTAGAGGGAAAAATATACGGTCTGTACACGGAACGCCCGTCCTCAAGGCAAGGGATCATTATCCGCAAGGATTGGCTGGAGAATCTTCATCTGAAGGAGCCTCATTCCCTAGATGAGCTGTACGAAGTCCTGAAGCAATTTACGTACAATGACCCTGATCAGAACGGGAAGCAGGACACGATCGGCCTAGTTGACCGAAACGACCTGGTATATGGCGTATTTAAGACGCTGAGCTCTTATTTTGGTACCCCGAACAATTGGGAGCTGGCGGGCGGCGAGTTCATCCCTGAGTTTGAGACAGAAGAGTACATGGACACGATGAATTTCATGAAGAAGCTGTATGACGAGAGATTGATTAACCAGGACTTTGCCCTTACTAGCAAAGAGCTGCAGCGAGACAGCTTCATCCGCGGTTATGCAGGCGTTTACATCGGCAGCATGACGGACGCCCAGCGCCTCTCCATCGAAGCACATGCCGTAAACCCCAAGGTCGAGCTGGCACTGATCAACCGGATTAAGGGGCCGAAAGGGTATAAGGTCTGGTCCATTCCCAATTATAACGGACTGTATCTCTTCTCCAAAAAAGCGATCGCCACGGAAGAAGAACTGAAGCAGGTGCTCGCCTTTTTCGACCGGACCATGGATAAAGATGTTGCCAACCTGATGATGTATGGAGTGGAGGGACGCCATTACGAAATCGTGGACGGGAAAGTCATTCTTCCCGAGGAGACCTCCAGGCTGCGCGTGGACGAGGTCAACCCGCTCTACTCGCTGATGATTGCCAATGTCAGCAACCAGAACATTCTGGAGGTAGCACAGAAGGAAGAACTGACCGCACTCGCGGAACGCCTCAGTGAAGATAATGAATCTTTCCTGGTAGCCGATCCAACCGTTCACTTAAGCTCTGACACGTATGATGAGAAGAATGCCGAGCTTTCGCAGATCATTACCGACGCAACCTACAATTATATTTTGGGCAAAATAACGGCGGAAGGGTTCAAGCAAGAAACTTTGAAATGGCGGCAAAACGGCGGCGACCTGATTATCCAGGAGTACCGCGAAGCCTTGGAGCGCGAACGAATAAGAGAACATGAATAG
- a CDS encoding extracellular solute-binding protein, with protein sequence MKKKSFSIMLAVLLTLSVMLTACGGNDKAAPTAPATGGDTAKGAESDAPTEIKIMLPLNTSETPPDTIKNELEKLTNTKLTYQFFPADTYEEKLNSSFATGSLPQVTYLKNQTTFIQMKDAIKDGQFWEIGPYLSEFPNLSKLKPEILNNTKVEGKLYSLYIGRPLARQGIIYRKDWADKLNLAAPANVDELFEMAKAFTEQDPDGNNVKDTIGVVDRNELIYGAFKTVSSWFGTPNGWGEKDGQLQPEFTFPQYIDTMDFFKKLRDAGYMNQDFAATSKTDAVKMFTSGKAGLYIGGSMQDIDSLHKDLIKNVPDAVVDTHSMVAGPDGKFAQWMIPGYNNVVLFPKSAIKDEAELKKILAFFDKMMTPEVSNLMFWGIEGVHYTVEDGKAKPTEDKELIEREVKGYKDSVIGESETNGMYEPYNTLPGRIHAEELLLENVKVGVPDPTAPLDSATYTEKGVELQQIITDATYKYMYGQIDKAGFEKEVENWKKRGGDKIIEEYNAAYKK encoded by the coding sequence ATGAAGAAAAAATCCTTCTCCATCATGTTAGCGGTACTGCTGACACTAAGCGTAATGCTGACAGCCTGCGGCGGCAACGACAAAGCAGCTCCAACAGCACCGGCAACAGGGGGCGATACGGCGAAAGGCGCCGAATCGGATGCACCGACAGAAATCAAGATCATGCTTCCACTTAATACTTCAGAGACACCGCCAGACACCATTAAAAATGAATTAGAAAAATTGACGAACACGAAATTAACGTATCAATTTTTCCCGGCAGACACTTATGAAGAGAAACTGAACTCTTCTTTTGCAACGGGTTCCCTGCCGCAAGTGACTTATTTGAAAAACCAAACAACCTTCATCCAAATGAAGGATGCGATTAAAGACGGACAATTCTGGGAGATCGGGCCTTACCTCAGCGAGTTCCCTAATCTGAGCAAGCTGAAGCCGGAAATTCTCAATAATACGAAAGTCGAAGGCAAGCTGTACTCTCTGTACATTGGCAGACCGCTGGCCCGTCAAGGCATTATCTATCGTAAAGACTGGGCGGACAAATTGAATCTGGCTGCTCCGGCTAATGTCGATGAATTGTTCGAAATGGCGAAAGCGTTTACAGAGCAAGATCCGGATGGCAACAACGTAAAGGATACGATCGGAGTCGTTGACCGGAACGAATTGATTTACGGCGCGTTCAAAACCGTATCCTCCTGGTTCGGAACACCGAACGGCTGGGGAGAGAAGGACGGCCAGCTGCAGCCTGAATTTACATTCCCGCAATATATCGACACCATGGACTTCTTCAAGAAGCTTCGCGATGCCGGTTATATGAACCAGGACTTCGCGGCAACAAGTAAAACGGATGCCGTTAAAATGTTCACCAGCGGCAAAGCAGGCCTTTATATCGGCGGTTCCATGCAGGATATCGACTCCTTGCACAAGGACCTCATCAAGAACGTTCCAGATGCTGTTGTAGATACGCACAGTATGGTGGCCGGACCGGACGGAAAGTTTGCCCAGTGGATGATCCCTGGATATAACAACGTAGTTCTGTTCCCGAAAAGCGCAATCAAAGACGAGGCAGAGTTGAAAAAAATCCTTGCCTTCTTTGACAAAATGATGACGCCGGAAGTTTCCAACCTGATGTTCTGGGGCATCGAGGGCGTCCACTATACGGTTGAAGACGGCAAAGCCAAGCCAACCGAGGACAAGGAATTGATCGAAAGGGAAGTTAAAGGCTACAAGGATAGCGTCATTGGCGAATCCGAGACGAATGGCATGTATGAGCCATACAACACTCTGCCAGGCAGAATCCATGCAGAAGAGCTTCTCTTGGAAAACGTGAAGGTAGGTGTTCCTGACCCTACGGCACCGCTTGATTCCGCTACGTATACGGAGAAAGGCGTCGAACTGCAGCAAATCATTACGGACGCAACCTACAAATACATGTACGGCCAAATCGATAAAGCCGGTTTTGAGAAAGAAGTTGAGAACTGGAAGAAGCGGGGCGGGGATAAAATCATCGAAGAGTACAACGCTGCATACAAGAAATAA
- a CDS encoding ABC transporter permease, giving the protein MQEVTAQASTAQPVLEASKNKNEVRKRIWRNRWLYVMIAPGLLYFIIFKYLPMYGLIISFQDYKPYNGIMGSNWVGMKHFNRLFSEPDFLNILKNTIVLFGLNIFIYFPIPIILALMLNELRGNFFKRIFQSLLYIPHFMSWVIVVSISFVMVTMDGGIINDLLVFFGFEKINFLLNPSWFRPMYIIQVIWREAGWGTIIYLASIAAIDPGLYEAARMDGAGRLRQIWHITIPAIRGVIITLFILKIGSVLDLGFEHVYLLLNSMNREVAEIIDTYVYTAGLRQGQFSYSTAIGFFKSVIGLILVMTVNKISKKMGEEGVY; this is encoded by the coding sequence ATGCAGGAAGTCACCGCACAGGCAAGTACAGCTCAACCGGTACTTGAGGCTTCGAAGAACAAAAATGAAGTTAGAAAACGAATATGGAGAAATCGATGGCTCTATGTCATGATTGCGCCGGGCTTGCTGTACTTTATCATTTTCAAATACCTGCCCATGTACGGACTCATCATTTCATTCCAGGATTACAAGCCCTACAACGGCATCATGGGAAGCAACTGGGTAGGCATGAAGCATTTCAACAGGCTGTTCAGTGAACCCGATTTTCTAAACATTTTGAAGAACACCATTGTTCTATTCGGACTGAATATCTTTATATACTTTCCGATACCGATCATCCTTGCGTTAATGTTGAATGAGCTCAGGGGGAACTTCTTCAAACGGATTTTCCAGTCGCTCCTCTATATCCCCCATTTTATGTCGTGGGTTATCGTCGTCTCCATTTCATTTGTCATGGTGACGATGGACGGAGGGATTATCAATGATTTGCTAGTCTTTTTTGGATTTGAAAAAATCAACTTTCTGCTGAATCCGAGCTGGTTTAGGCCGATGTACATCATCCAGGTGATCTGGAGAGAAGCAGGCTGGGGAACGATCATTTACCTGGCTTCGATCGCGGCAATCGACCCAGGGCTGTATGAAGCGGCTCGCATGGACGGTGCCGGACGACTGAGACAAATTTGGCATATTACAATCCCGGCCATTCGGGGCGTTATTATTACTCTCTTTATTTTGAAAATTGGTTCCGTTCTCGATTTGGGATTCGAACACGTCTACTTGCTGCTCAATTCCATGAACAGAGAAGTTGCGGAGATTATCGATACGTATGTTTATACTGCAGGTTTAAGACAAGGTCAGTTCAGCTACAGTACGGCGATCGGCTTCTTTAAATCCGTCATCGGCCTCATTCTGGTCATGACTGTAAACAAAATCTCTAAGAAAATGGGAGAAGAAGGCGTCTATTGA
- a CDS encoding carbohydrate ABC transporter permease — MVEDRSFTGRLFAALNFTLLAIIALITVLPFIHVVAGSFTTSAELAASKFVLIPKVWSFEAYKFIFSTNTIFKAMGVSIGVTLVGTLVSMFLTSLMAYGLARRDLDGRKVVNFMVVFTMLFHGGLIPTFLVVKELGMIDTYAALIIPSAISAFNMIILKNFFQNIPEGLEESAKIDGCNDFGILFKIVLPLSMPAMATISLFYAVTYWNTYLTAILYLDDSAKWPIQVLLRQIVVLASGLDHSATLDGVVPPPDQTIKMAVIVVATLPILMVYPFLQKHFAKGALLGSMKG, encoded by the coding sequence ATGGTAGAAGATAGATCTTTCACCGGCAGGCTGTTTGCTGCCCTTAACTTTACGTTATTAGCGATCATCGCTTTAATTACGGTGCTTCCTTTTATTCACGTTGTAGCAGGATCATTTACCACGAGCGCGGAATTGGCGGCCAGTAAATTCGTGCTGATTCCCAAGGTTTGGAGCTTCGAGGCGTATAAATTTATATTTTCCACGAATACGATTTTTAAGGCGATGGGCGTATCCATCGGAGTCACGCTGGTTGGAACCCTGGTCAGTATGTTTCTGACGTCTTTGATGGCTTATGGATTAGCGCGCCGGGATTTGGACGGACGCAAGGTCGTGAACTTCATGGTCGTATTTACAATGTTATTCCATGGCGGATTGATTCCTACGTTCCTGGTCGTTAAAGAACTGGGCATGATCGATACGTATGCTGCATTGATTATTCCGTCGGCAATCAGTGCGTTTAACATGATTATTCTTAAAAACTTTTTTCAGAATATACCGGAAGGGCTTGAGGAATCAGCCAAAATTGACGGTTGCAACGATTTCGGCATTTTGTTCAAAATTGTACTGCCTTTATCCATGCCGGCGATGGCGACGATTTCATTGTTCTACGCGGTTACTTATTGGAACACCTACTTGACGGCGATTCTGTACCTGGATGACAGCGCGAAATGGCCGATTCAGGTCCTGCTCAGACAAATTGTCGTCCTGGCCAGCGGACTGGATCATAGCGCCACGCTGGACGGCGTCGTTCCGCCGCCGGACCAGACCATTAAAATGGCGGTTATCGTCGTAGCCACTCTGCCAATTCTGATGGTGTATCCGTTCCTGCAGAAGCATTTTGCCAAAGGGGCATTGCTGGGTTCGATGAAAGGATAA
- a CDS encoding glycoside hydrolase family 88/105 protein, whose protein sequence is MTVNVSAAPLDWAKKACDSLMDTYKAGELPPAHRWHYHQGVFLCGMELLWETVREDRYVNYIQEYVDDLVDEHGNLYFQRDELDAMQAGLLLFNLHERTGQDKYRIAAEKLRNLLLTINQTSEGGFWHKDKYPYQMWLDGLYMAGVFSLKYANAYGETGLRDTVLHQERLMRKHMRDEATGLLYHAWDESRRMPWADPETGCSPEFWSRSLGWYGLALAQFMDLLPADHPGRAELIPVLGDFVEALIRYQDEESGLWYQVVDKGHMSDNWLETSGSCLFVYAIAKAVKLGISGEKALAAAQKGYKGLISVLQQDEQGRLILPDICIGTSAGDYENYVTRPKVNNDLHGVGALVMACVEMQSFING, encoded by the coding sequence ATGACTGTAAATGTATCGGCTGCGCCGCTGGATTGGGCCAAAAAAGCATGCGATTCCTTAATGGACACCTATAAGGCGGGGGAGCTTCCCCCGGCTCACCGCTGGCATTATCATCAGGGTGTATTCCTATGCGGCATGGAGCTGCTCTGGGAAACGGTTCGGGAGGATCGTTATGTTAATTATATTCAGGAATACGTAGATGATCTGGTGGATGAGCACGGCAATTTGTACTTTCAGCGGGATGAGCTGGATGCGATGCAGGCTGGCCTGCTGCTGTTCAATCTGCATGAAAGAACGGGACAGGATAAATACCGGATTGCTGCGGAGAAGCTGAGAAATCTGCTGCTGACCATCAACCAGACCTCGGAGGGCGGCTTCTGGCACAAGGATAAATATCCTTACCAAATGTGGCTGGACGGACTTTACATGGCCGGCGTATTCTCCTTGAAATATGCGAACGCCTATGGAGAGACGGGCCTGCGTGATACGGTGCTTCATCAAGAGAGATTAATGCGCAAGCATATGAGGGACGAGGCAACCGGTCTTCTGTATCATGCTTGGGACGAAAGCCGCCGCATGCCGTGGGCCGATCCGGAGACAGGATGCTCGCCTGAGTTTTGGAGCCGGTCGCTGGGGTGGTATGGTCTTGCCCTGGCCCAGTTCATGGATCTGCTGCCGGCAGACCATCCGGGGCGTGCGGAGCTGATTCCTGTGTTGGGTGATTTCGTAGAAGCGCTGATTCGCTATCAAGACGAAGAAAGCGGGTTATGGTATCAGGTTGTCGATAAAGGCCATATGTCCGATAACTGGCTTGAAACTTCGGGTTCGTGCTTATTCGTGTATGCGATTGCGAAGGCCGTTAAGCTGGGAATATCCGGAGAGAAAGCTCTGGCTGCAGCCCAAAAAGGTTACAAGGGCTTGATCAGCGTGCTGCAGCAGGATGAACAGGGAAGATTGATTTTGCCGGATATTTGCATTGGCACCTCCGCCGGGGATTACGAAAATTACGTCACCCGTCCAAAAGTAAATAACGATTTGCACGGGGTAGGCGCCCTGGTTATGGCCTGTGTTGAGATGCAGTCCTTCATCAACGGTTAA
- a CDS encoding glycoside hydrolase family 28 protein, with translation MHVYNIVDYGAQRDSGILATEAIAKAIAAASEAGGGTVYVPAGTFLTGAIFLTSNIELRLNPGAVLSFSTNPDDFPAVESRWEGVKRQVHAPCINGFDAQNVSITGSGTIEGNGQPWWDKHRNRPEELEYPRPTTIGFYNCRRVTIKDVNIRNSPSWTINPICCYDVTVDNVSIYNPADSPNTDGINPESCTNVRISNCNIDVGDDCIAIKAGTEDTAERVPCENITITNCTMVHGHGAVVLGSEMSGNIRNVTISNCTFKQTDRGIRLKSRRGRGGIVEDIRISNIVMEDVICPIKLNLYYFCGPRGKEKYVWDKHPYPVTEETPCFRRIHFANITARNVHAAAGFLYGLAEQYISEITFNDIDISMAKDAVPGYPAMMAGIDKMQRRGFYLGNVRDIRFNRVTIENHEGTAFYIENGDNVEITQCESRNTTKPEKLVEQVTVAPSNDNMIE, from the coding sequence ATGCATGTATATAACATTGTAGATTACGGGGCGCAGCGGGATAGCGGGATACTCGCGACAGAGGCGATTGCCAAAGCGATTGCCGCGGCCAGCGAAGCCGGAGGTGGAACGGTATATGTGCCGGCGGGCACGTTTTTGACCGGAGCTATTTTTCTGACAAGCAATATAGAATTGCGCTTGAATCCCGGGGCAGTGCTGTCATTTAGCACGAATCCGGATGATTTTCCGGCCGTGGAATCGCGATGGGAAGGCGTAAAGCGGCAGGTGCACGCGCCTTGCATTAACGGCTTCGATGCGCAAAACGTATCGATTACCGGAAGCGGGACAATCGAAGGGAACGGGCAGCCGTGGTGGGATAAGCACCGAAACAGACCGGAGGAGCTGGAGTATCCGCGGCCAACGACAATTGGTTTCTATAACTGCCGGCGGGTGACGATCAAGGATGTGAACATCCGGAATTCCCCAAGCTGGACCATCAATCCGATTTGCTGCTATGATGTCACCGTGGACAATGTCTCGATCTATAATCCGGCGGATTCGCCAAATACGGACGGCATTAACCCGGAGTCATGCACGAACGTGCGCATTAGCAACTGCAATATCGATGTTGGCGACGATTGCATTGCGATTAAGGCCGGAACCGAAGATACGGCGGAGCGCGTGCCATGCGAGAACATCACGATTACGAACTGCACGATGGTTCATGGTCATGGCGCCGTCGTGCTCGGAAGCGAGATGAGCGGAAATATTCGCAACGTCACGATCAGCAACTGCACGTTTAAGCAGACGGATCGGGGCATTCGGCTCAAATCCAGGCGAGGACGCGGTGGAATTGTTGAAGATATTCGCATCAGCAACATTGTCATGGAAGATGTGATCTGTCCAATCAAGCTGAACCTGTATTATTTCTGCGGACCTCGCGGCAAGGAGAAATATGTATGGGATAAACATCCTTACCCGGTCACAGAGGAAACTCCGTGCTTCCGCCGCATTCATTTCGCGAATATTACGGCCCGGAACGTTCATGCCGCAGCCGGTTTCCTGTATGGACTCGCTGAGCAATACATCTCAGAAATCACATTCAACGATATTGATATTTCCATGGCGAAGGATGCGGTTCCAGGTTATCCCGCGATGATGGCAGGCATCGATAAAATGCAGCGCCGCGGTTTTTATCTGGGGAACGTACGAGATATTCGTTTTAACCGGGTTACGATTGAGAACCATGAGGGCACGGCCTTCTATATCGAGAACGGCGACAATGTGGAAATTACGCAATGTGAATCCAGAAACACCACCAAGCCTGAGAAGCTGGTCGAGCAAGTGACAGTCGCACCTTCCAACGATAATATGATTGAATGA
- a CDS encoding dienelactone hydrolase family protein, which yields MTRERLRGLLGDLPVNRPITATVLTQEEYDGYFLESLVLDLNGIEQVPAYVAKPLHGEGPFPLVVVNHSHGGDYERGRKEFIKSSHYLQEPSFAKVLTGMGYAACCIDMWGFNERGGKKESELVKEMLWRGRVMWGMMIYDNMRMVDYMCHREDIDPSRIATMGMSMGAMMSWWLAALDERIKVAIDICGQVDAETLIAKRGLDHHGFYSYVPGLLKHFKTLDIQKLIVPRARMSMVGRNDRMTPIEGVEYLADGLYEAYQAAGQADRWQPVVSSAGHMETLEMRVAWQKFLAEHL from the coding sequence ATGACACGTGAGCGTTTAAGAGGATTGCTGGGAGACCTGCCCGTCAATAGGCCGATAACGGCGACGGTATTAACCCAGGAGGAGTACGACGGCTACTTCCTGGAATCTTTGGTGCTCGACCTGAATGGAATCGAACAAGTACCTGCTTATGTGGCTAAACCTTTACATGGGGAAGGGCCGTTCCCGCTCGTTGTTGTCAACCATTCCCATGGCGGGGATTATGAACGGGGCCGCAAGGAATTTATCAAGAGCAGCCATTATTTGCAGGAGCCTTCATTTGCGAAGGTTCTTACGGGAATGGGATATGCGGCCTGCTGTATCGATATGTGGGGCTTCAACGAGCGCGGGGGCAAGAAGGAGAGCGAGCTCGTCAAGGAAATGCTGTGGCGGGGCAGGGTAATGTGGGGCATGATGATTTACGATAATATGCGCATGGTCGATTACATGTGCCACCGTGAGGATATCGATCCTTCTCGCATCGCAACGATGGGGATGTCGATGGGGGCCATGATGTCATGGTGGCTCGCGGCCCTCGATGAGCGGATCAAGGTCGCGATCGACATCTGCGGGCAAGTTGATGCGGAGACGCTGATTGCCAAGCGGGGCCTGGATCATCATGGGTTCTATTCGTACGTGCCGGGCCTGCTGAAGCATTTCAAGACCCTGGATATTCAGAAGCTTATCGTGCCGCGGGCCCGCATGAGCATGGTCGGGCGCAACGACCGGATGACCCCGATCGAGGGCGTCGAGTATTTAGCCGACGGGCTGTATGAGGCTTATCAGGCCGCAGGCCAAGCCGACCGTTGGCAGCCGGTCGTTTCCAGTGCCGGACATATGGAGACGTTGGAAATGCGGGTAGCCTGGCAGAAATTTTTGGCGGAGCATTTGTAG